One Pyxicephalus adspersus chromosome 3, UCB_Pads_2.0, whole genome shotgun sequence genomic window carries:
- the LOC140325417 gene encoding cytochrome P450 4B1-like isoform X1, translating to MVSGLWEGLHDSWLSVNVCLVLQYAGLLCAGLLLLKAISLYYRWKKLQSALRDFPGPPSHWLYGHVNQFRRDGKDLDKMIVFAENYPNAFPIWIGKFVSALIITHPEYAKAVFGRSDPKASTGYSFLIPWIGKGLLILSGNTWFQHRRLITPGFHYDVLKPYVKLISESTNVMLDNWDSLCNKNESVELFQYVSLMTLDSIMKCAFSYNSNCQTEKDNSYIGAVYDLARLTQQRIRTFPYYSNLIYHLSPHGFRFRQACRIAHGHTDKVIEQRKKLLEKSEELEKIRQKRHCDFLDILLCSKDENGQSLSDEDLRAEVDTFMFEGHDTTASGISWILYCMAKYPEHQQKCREEIREVLGNRTIMEWEDLSKLPYTTMCIKESLRLYPPVPSVSRELSKHITFFDGRSLPAGSVVSLNIYCIHRNPVVWKNPEVFDPFRFSQENSAKRHSHAFVPFAAGPRNCIGQNFAMNEMKVAVALTLNRFELLPDLSKQPLKLPQLVLRSKNGIHVFLQKAR from the exons ATGGTGTCCGGGCTATGGGAGGGTCTGCACGATTCCTGGCTGTCAGTGAATGTCTGTCTTGTATTACAATACGCAGGACTGCTGTGTGCCGGATTGCTGCTGCTCAAAGCGATTTCCCTGTACTACAGGTGGAAGAAGCTGCAATCAGCACTGCGGGACTTCCCGGGGCCGCCCAGTCATTGGCTATATGGTCATGTCAATCAG ttccGTCGTGATGGGAAGGACCTGGATAAGATGATTGTTTTTGCTGAAAACTATCCCAACGCTTTCCCTATATGGATTGGAAAATTTGTGAGCGCTCTGATCATCACCCACCCGGAATACGCTAAAGCTGTGTTTGGGCGATCTG ATCCAAAAGCTTCAACTGGATACAGTTTCCTGATTCCATGGATCG GCAAGGGATTGCTGATTCTTTCGGGGAACACTTGGTTTCAGCATCGCCGCCTCATTACTCCTGGCTTCCATTATGATGTTCTGAAGCCGTACGTCAAACTTATATCAGAATCTACAAATGTTATGTTG GATAATTGGGATTCGTTGTGCAATAAGAATGAATCTGTGGAGCTTTTCCAGTATGTCAGTCTCATGACCTTGGACAGCATTATGAAGTGTGCCTTCAGCTACAATAGCAACTGCCAGACTGAAAA GGATAATTCTTACATTGGTGCTGTGTATGACCTCGCCAGACTGACACAACAACGAATTCGAACATTTCCTTATTACAGCAACCTCATTTACCACCTTAGCCCTCATGGTTTTCGTTTTCGCCAAGCCTGCAGAATTGCCCATGGTCATActg ACAAAGTtattgaacaaagaaaaaaactgctagAAAAAAGTGAGGAGCTGGAGAAAATCAGGCAGAAGAGACATTGTGATTTCCTGGATATTCTGCTGTGTTCAAAG GATGAAAACGGTCAAAGTCTGTCTGATGAGGACCTGCGAGCTGAAGTCGACACATTCATGTTTGAAGGACACGACACAACAGCTAGTGGCATCTCATGGATCTTGTACTGCATGGCCAAATATCCAGAACATCAGCAAAAGTGCCGGGAGGAGATCCGTGAGGTCCTAGGGAACAGAACAATTATGGAGTG ggaaGATTTAAGCAAACTCCCCTACACTACAATGTGCATTAAGGAAAGCCTCCGACTTTATCCTCCTGTGCCCTCTGTGTCCAGGGAACTTTCCAAGCATATCACATTTTTTGATGGGCGCTCCTTGCCAGCAG gTTCTGTTgtcagtttaaatatttattgcattcatCGGAACCCAGTCGTGTGGAAGAACCCAGAG GTATTTGATCCTTTCCGTTTTTCTCAAGAAAATTCTGCGAAGCGCCACTCTCATGCTTTTGTTCCTTTTGCAGCAGGACCGAG GAATTGTATTGGACAGAACTTTGCCATGAATGAAATGAAAGTAGCTGTGGCACTAACCCTAAATCGATTTGAACTGTTACCTGACCTTTCCAAACAGCCACTTAAACTACCACAGCTGGTACTGCGTTCAAAAAATGGCATTCACGTGTTTCTGCAGAAAGCACGGTAA
- the LOC140325417 gene encoding cytochrome P450 4B1-like isoform X2, whose translation MVSGLWEGLHDSWLSVNVCLVLQYAGLLCAGLLLLKAISLYYRWKKLQSALRDFPGPPSHWLYGHVNQFRRDGKDLDKMIVFAENYPNAFPIWIGKFVSALIITHPEYAKAVFGRSDPKASTGYSFLIPWIGKGLLILSGNTWFQHRRLITPGFHYDVLKPYVKLISESTNVMLDNWDSLCNKNESVELFQYVSLMTLDSIMKCAFSYNSNCQTEKDNSYIGAVYDLARLTQQRIRTFPYYSNLIYHLSPHGFRFRQACRIAHGHTDKVIEQRKKLLEKSEELEKIRQKRHCDFLDILLCSKDENGQSLSDEDLRAEVDTFMFEGHDTTASGISWILYCMAKYPEHQQKCREEIREVLGNRTIMEWEDLSKLPYTTMCIKESLRLYPPVPSVSRELSKHITFFDGRSLPAGFCISLQTPADFRL comes from the exons ATGGTGTCCGGGCTATGGGAGGGTCTGCACGATTCCTGGCTGTCAGTGAATGTCTGTCTTGTATTACAATACGCAGGACTGCTGTGTGCCGGATTGCTGCTGCTCAAAGCGATTTCCCTGTACTACAGGTGGAAGAAGCTGCAATCAGCACTGCGGGACTTCCCGGGGCCGCCCAGTCATTGGCTATATGGTCATGTCAATCAG ttccGTCGTGATGGGAAGGACCTGGATAAGATGATTGTTTTTGCTGAAAACTATCCCAACGCTTTCCCTATATGGATTGGAAAATTTGTGAGCGCTCTGATCATCACCCACCCGGAATACGCTAAAGCTGTGTTTGGGCGATCTG ATCCAAAAGCTTCAACTGGATACAGTTTCCTGATTCCATGGATCG GCAAGGGATTGCTGATTCTTTCGGGGAACACTTGGTTTCAGCATCGCCGCCTCATTACTCCTGGCTTCCATTATGATGTTCTGAAGCCGTACGTCAAACTTATATCAGAATCTACAAATGTTATGTTG GATAATTGGGATTCGTTGTGCAATAAGAATGAATCTGTGGAGCTTTTCCAGTATGTCAGTCTCATGACCTTGGACAGCATTATGAAGTGTGCCTTCAGCTACAATAGCAACTGCCAGACTGAAAA GGATAATTCTTACATTGGTGCTGTGTATGACCTCGCCAGACTGACACAACAACGAATTCGAACATTTCCTTATTACAGCAACCTCATTTACCACCTTAGCCCTCATGGTTTTCGTTTTCGCCAAGCCTGCAGAATTGCCCATGGTCATActg ACAAAGTtattgaacaaagaaaaaaactgctagAAAAAAGTGAGGAGCTGGAGAAAATCAGGCAGAAGAGACATTGTGATTTCCTGGATATTCTGCTGTGTTCAAAG GATGAAAACGGTCAAAGTCTGTCTGATGAGGACCTGCGAGCTGAAGTCGACACATTCATGTTTGAAGGACACGACACAACAGCTAGTGGCATCTCATGGATCTTGTACTGCATGGCCAAATATCCAGAACATCAGCAAAAGTGCCGGGAGGAGATCCGTGAGGTCCTAGGGAACAGAACAATTATGGAGTG ggaaGATTTAAGCAAACTCCCCTACACTACAATGTGCATTAAGGAAAGCCTCCGACTTTATCCTCCTGTGCCCTCTGTGTCCAGGGAACTTTCCAAGCATATCACATTTTTTGATGGGCGCTCCTTGCCAGCAG GATTTTGTATTTCTCTGCAGACACCTGCAGATTTCCGACTTTGA